One window of the Salvelinus alpinus chromosome 13, SLU_Salpinus.1, whole genome shotgun sequence genome contains the following:
- the rad51d gene encoding DNA repair protein RAD51 homolog 4 isoform X1, with amino-acid sequence MVVLRDGMCPGLSEELVVALRAADITTVEDLVSSDTEDLAQKCSVSYKTNSAFQALLAIRRVLLAQHTAFPVSGADLYEDLLSSTAILSTGNPSLDKLLDSGLYTGELTEFAGSPGSGKTQVCFGVAVNISYQLKQSVIYVDSTGGLSASRLLQMLQAKSCNIEEQMEALQRIQVFPVFDIFSLLDCLHHFRCVGLQQASAGGGSVKAVIVDSVSAVISPILGGKQNEGMSMMMQVAGLLKTIAKDFNVAVLVTNTVTRDGNGQLKAGLGQSWSHVPRIRILLQRLERPGSTCSSVHTATLAKSSRQPCHLKEEFDLQCWGRSEEQLYGKSGKRKLENTEPS; translated from the exons ATGGTTGTTCTCAGAGATGGCATGTGTCCTGGATTGAGTGAAGAATTGGTTGTGGCTTTACGGGCAGCAGACATTACAACAG TGGAAGATCTGGTGTCATCAGATACAGAAGACCTTGCTCAAAAATGTTCCGTGTCCTATAAG ACTAACTCTGCATTTCAGGCCCTGCTGGCTATACGCAGAGTGCTCCTTGCCCAGCACACAGCATTCCCTGTATCAGGTGCTGATCTATATGAAGACCTGCTGAGTTCAACAGCCATCCTCTCCACAGGCAATCCTAG TCTAGATAAGCTTCTAGACTCTGGCTTGTACACAGGAGAGCTCACAGAGTTCGCAGGAAGCCCTGGAAGTGGAAAAACCCAG GTGTGTTTTGGTGTTGCAGTGAATATATCTTACCAACTGAAGCAGAGCGTCATATATGTTGACTCAACAGGAGGACTGTCGGCAAGTCGCTTGCTTCAGATGCTCCAAGCGAAGTCGTGCAATATAGAAGAACAG ATGGAGGCTCTTCAGAGAATCCAGGTCTTTCCAGTGTTTGACATCTTCTCGTTACTCGACTGTCTACATCATTTTCGATGCGTTGGACTTCAGCAG GCATCTGCGGGAGGTGGCTCAGTCAAAGCTGTAATTGTGGATTCAGTGTCAGCAGTTATTTCTCCCATACTGGGAGGCAAACAAAATGAAG GCATGTCCATGATGATGCAAGTGGCAGGGCTGTTGAAGACAATCGCCAAAGACTTCAATGTAGCCGTTCTG GTTACAAACACTGTGACCAGAGACGGCAATGGGCAGCTGAAAGCCGGACTGGGCCAATCGTGGAGTCACGTACCTAGAATTCGGATTCTACTGCAACGGCTCGAGAGGCCGGGATCCACTTGTTCTAGCGTACACACTGCCACTTTGGCCAAGTCCTCAAGACAG CCTTGTCATCTGAAAGAAGAGTTTGACTTGCAGTGCTGGGGCAGGTCTGAAGAACAGCTGTATGGAAAGTCAGGAAAGAGGAAGCTGGAGAACACTGAGCCCAGCTAG
- the rad51d gene encoding DNA repair protein RAD51 homolog 4 isoform X2 — protein sequence MVVLRDGMCPGLSEELVVALRAADITTVEDLVSSDTEDLAQKCSVSYKALLAIRRVLLAQHTAFPVSGADLYEDLLSSTAILSTGNPSLDKLLDSGLYTGELTEFAGSPGSGKTQVCFGVAVNISYQLKQSVIYVDSTGGLSASRLLQMLQAKSCNIEEQMEALQRIQVFPVFDIFSLLDCLHHFRCVGLQQASAGGGSVKAVIVDSVSAVISPILGGKQNEGMSMMMQVAGLLKTIAKDFNVAVLVTNTVTRDGNGQLKAGLGQSWSHVPRIRILLQRLERPGSTCSSVHTATLAKSSRQPCHLKEEFDLQCWGRSEEQLYGKSGKRKLENTEPS from the exons ATGGTTGTTCTCAGAGATGGCATGTGTCCTGGATTGAGTGAAGAATTGGTTGTGGCTTTACGGGCAGCAGACATTACAACAG TGGAAGATCTGGTGTCATCAGATACAGAAGACCTTGCTCAAAAATGTTCCGTGTCCTATAAG GCCCTGCTGGCTATACGCAGAGTGCTCCTTGCCCAGCACACAGCATTCCCTGTATCAGGTGCTGATCTATATGAAGACCTGCTGAGTTCAACAGCCATCCTCTCCACAGGCAATCCTAG TCTAGATAAGCTTCTAGACTCTGGCTTGTACACAGGAGAGCTCACAGAGTTCGCAGGAAGCCCTGGAAGTGGAAAAACCCAG GTGTGTTTTGGTGTTGCAGTGAATATATCTTACCAACTGAAGCAGAGCGTCATATATGTTGACTCAACAGGAGGACTGTCGGCAAGTCGCTTGCTTCAGATGCTCCAAGCGAAGTCGTGCAATATAGAAGAACAG ATGGAGGCTCTTCAGAGAATCCAGGTCTTTCCAGTGTTTGACATCTTCTCGTTACTCGACTGTCTACATCATTTTCGATGCGTTGGACTTCAGCAG GCATCTGCGGGAGGTGGCTCAGTCAAAGCTGTAATTGTGGATTCAGTGTCAGCAGTTATTTCTCCCATACTGGGAGGCAAACAAAATGAAG GCATGTCCATGATGATGCAAGTGGCAGGGCTGTTGAAGACAATCGCCAAAGACTTCAATGTAGCCGTTCTG GTTACAAACACTGTGACCAGAGACGGCAATGGGCAGCTGAAAGCCGGACTGGGCCAATCGTGGAGTCACGTACCTAGAATTCGGATTCTACTGCAACGGCTCGAGAGGCCGGGATCCACTTGTTCTAGCGTACACACTGCCACTTTGGCCAAGTCCTCAAGACAG CCTTGTCATCTGAAAGAAGAGTTTGACTTGCAGTGCTGGGGCAGGTCTGAAGAACAGCTGTATGGAAAGTCAGGAAAGAGGAAGCTGGAGAACACTGAGCCCAGCTAG